The Limanda limanda chromosome 21, fLimLim1.1, whole genome shotgun sequence genome contains the following window.
tcGGGCGTCACTCAGTGGACCAGATGGTTTTCAGATCTCCACTCGACTTCTTCTCAGcctcccgcctcctcctgcCGCACTTCGCGGATGGGCCCTCTCCCGTGGCCCGCTCCCGGTCCCCGGAGGATAGTCCCTCCTCCGCCTGCCCACCCATGGCTCTCCCTGGACTCTGCTTCTCCGCGGCGCAGATCGCCAGTGTGTGCGAGACCCTGGAGGAGACCGGGGACATCGAGCGGCTGGCCCGCTTCCTCTGGTCCCTCCCGGTGACCGCGGACGGGCGCGACTCCATCTCCGAGCACGAGTCGGTGCAGCGGGCCCGCGCCGTGGTGGCGTTCCACACCGGGAGCTTCCGCGAGCTGTACCACATCCTGGAGAGCCACCGCTTTACGCGCGCGTCCCACGGCAAACTGCAGGCCATGTGGCTGGAGGCGCACTACCGGGAGGCCGAGAAGCTCCGGGGGCGACCCCTCGGACCCG
Protein-coding sequences here:
- the six3b gene encoding homeobox protein SIX3b; translation: MVFRSPLDFFSASRLLLPHFADGPSPVARSRSPEDSPSSACPPMALPGLCFSAAQIASVCETLEETGDIERLARFLWSLPVTADGRDSISEHESVQRARAVVAFHTGSFRELYHILESHRFTRASHGKLQAMWLEAHYREAEKLRGRPLGPVDKYRVRKKFPLPRTIWDGEQKTHCFKERTRGLLREWYLQDPYPNPGKKRELAHATGLTPTQVGNWFKNRRQRDRAAAAKNRLQHHMCPDGARALSGGECSPDGSGDRADGHTLLSVTDSDSDLDV